The Coregonus clupeaformis isolate EN_2021a chromosome 6, ASM2061545v1, whole genome shotgun sequence genome has a segment encoding these proteins:
- the LOC121557520 gene encoding heat shock protein beta-1-like: FTMLREPDFDPFCNWHHDTRLFDQSFGMPQIPDEWSHWPGTHWPGYMRPPGSSVDVGFYFPCLMGKPYACTMSRQLRSGLSERKQTHDSWRISLDVNQFASEELVVKAKGGVIEIIGKHEERRDEHCYVSRNFTRKYTVLSSDTNLFCLLAEKVTSSLSPEGVLSVEAPLPMPAIQEGGHSMAISKR, encoded by the exons TTTACTATGCTCCGGGAGCCAGACTTTGACCCCTTCTGCAACTGGCACCACGACACACGGCTCTTCGACCAGTCCTTCGGGATGCCCCAGATCCCAGACGAGTGGTCCCACTGGCCAGGCACCCACTGGCCCGGCTACATGCGCCCCCCAGGCTCCTCCGTGGATGTAGGCTTCTACTTCCCCTGCCTGATGGGCAAACCCTACGCCTGCACAATGTCCCGCCAGCTCAGATCTGGCCTGTCTGAGAGGAAGCAGACCCATGACTCCTGGAGGATCAGCCTGGACGTCAACCAGTTCGCCTCTGAGGAGCTGGTGGTCAAGGCTAAGGGCGGAGTGATAGAGATTATCG GAAAgcatgaggagagaagagatgaacACTGCTACGTGTCCAGAAACTTCACCAGGAAGTACAC AGTACTGTCCTCTGATACAAACTTATTCTGTCTTCTGGCTGAGAAGGtgacctcctctctttctccagagGGTGTGCTCAGCGTCGAGGCCCCACTGCCCATGCCAGCCATCCAGGAAGGAGGCCACTCCATGGCCATCAGCAAGAGGTAA